In Erpetoichthys calabaricus chromosome 4, fErpCal1.3, whole genome shotgun sequence, one genomic interval encodes:
- the c4hxorf58 gene encoding uncharacterized protein CXorf58 homolog yields MTFKPNNAATKIQKCWRSYRDRRLFLLLKHTVCAAEHCLTYEILRKVSPTEAELLKDPSTKCKVRFRFAGAEFPPTIVFKIFYQNGGCGNKYINGKRAISPASEAAVDACKIMGHRRFYDQIICDEIQRQKQKIVDEVDVVSMKDYMQYTSNLDETPAYLGGKGNTWRKLSLEEMPRSTVMYDIVDYAKSGCLSESLREKLPLLLMRPTSEEMQLQQLRTISQPRSPPVPPSSVVSTLKSATSKHSSRRSSKARQKVAKMRKLYSSSCSRMEEKATLQLEAFIPTDMDTEKLEMDTNFDDELDEETNNLYSWTQQLSLEDTAIGF; encoded by the exons ATGACTTTCAAACCAAATAATGCTGCTACAAAAATTCAGAAGTGCTGGAGATCATATAGAGATAGAAGACTGTTCCTCCTTCTGAAGCACACCGTTTGTGCTGCG gaaCACTGTCTAACATATGAAATACTCCGGAAGGTTAGTCCCACAGAAGCAGAGCTTTTAAAGGATCCAAGCACAAAGTGTAAAGTGAGATTCAG GTTTGCTGGTGCAGAATTCCCCCCAACTattgtgtttaaaatattttaccaaaatgGAGGATGtggaaacaaatatataaatgggAAAAGAGCCATCTCACCTGCAAGTGAG GCAGCTGTAGATGCTTGCAAAATAATGGGACACAGACGCTTTTATGATCAAATAATTTGTGATGAAATCCAGAGGCAAAAGCAAAAAATTGTGGATGAAGTCGATGTTGTTAGCATGAAGGATTATATGCAG TATACAAGTAACCTCGATGAAACTCCAGCATACTTGGGAGGCAAGGGAAACACCTGGAGAAAACTGTCTCTAGAAGAGATGCCAAGAAGCACTGTCATGTATGACATTGTGGATTATGCGAAGAGTGGGTGCTTATCAGAGTCACTAAGGGAGAAGCTGCCCCTGCTGCTTATGAGGCCCACTTCAGAGGAAATGCAGCTTCAGCAGCTGAGGACAATTTCACAGCCAAG GTCTCCTCCTGTTCCTCCATCTTCAGTAGTGTCCACACTAAAGTCTGCAACCTCAAAACACTCATCTCGCAGGTCTAGCAAAGCACGACAGAAAGTTGCCAAAATGAGAAAACTCTACAGTTCCAGTTGTTCAAGAATG GAAGAAAAAGCAACACTACAGTTAGAAGCATTTATTCCCACCGACATGGACACTGAGAAACTTGAAATGGACACAAATTTTGATGATGAATTGGATGAGGAAACTAATAATCTGTACTCATGGACTCAGCAGCTCTCCTTGGAAGACACTGCAATTGGTTTTTAG